The Suncus etruscus isolate mSunEtr1 chromosome 14, mSunEtr1.pri.cur, whole genome shotgun sequence genome contains a region encoding:
- the LOC126027440 gene encoding chymotrypsinogen B isoform X1, whose protein sequence is MAFLWLVSCFALLGSAFGCGVPTIHPVLSGLSRIVNGEDAIPGSWPWQVSLQDSTGFHFCGGSLISENWVVTAAHCGVKTSHLVVAGEFDQGSPAEDIQVLKIAQVFKNPKFNMLTVRNDITLLKLATPAQFSETVSAVCLPSADDDFPAGTMCATTGWGKTKYNANKTPDKLQQAALPLLSNDECKKFWGNKITDVMVCAGASGVSSCMGDSGGPLVCQKDGAWTLAGIVSWGSGFCSTSTPAVYARVTELMPWVQEIMAAN, encoded by the exons ATGGCTTTCCTCTGGCTCGTCTCATGCTTTGCCCTCCTGGGCTCTGCCTTCG GCTGCGGGGTCCCCACCATCCACCCCGTGCTCAGCGGCCTCTCCAGGATTGTCAATGGTGAGGATGCCATCCCCGGCTCCTGGCCCTGGCAGGTGTCCCTGCAG GACAGCACTGGCTTTCACTTCTGCGGGGGATCCCTCATCAGCGAAAACTGGGTGGTGACTGCTGCTCACTGCGGTGTCAA GACCTCCCACCTGGTGGTGGCTGGCGAGTTTGACCAGGGCTCACCTGCTGAGGATATCCAGGTTCTGAAGATTGCCCAG GTCTTCAAGAACCCCAAGTTCAACATGCTGACTGTCCGCAATGACATCACTCTGCTGAAACTGGCCACACCCGCCCAGTTCTCCGAGACCGTGTCCGCCGTGTGCCTGCCCAGCGCCGACGATGACTTCCCCGCTGGCACCATGTGCGCCACCACCGGATGGGGCAAGACCAAGTACAATG CCAACAAGACCCCCGACAAGCTGCAGCAGGCCGCCCTGCCCCTGCTGTCCAACGATGAGTGCAAGAAGTTCTGGGGCAACAAGATCACCGACGTGATGGTGTGCGCCGGCGCTAGTGGTGTGTCCTCCTGCATG GGTGACTCTGGTGGCCCCCTGGTCTGCCAGAAGGATGGAGCCTGGACCCTGGCTGGCATCGTGTCCTGGGGCAGCGGCTTCTGCTCCACCTCCACCCCCGCCGTGTACGCCCGGGTCACTGAGCTCATGCCCTGGGTGCAGGAGATCATGGCCGCCAACTAA
- the LOC126027440 gene encoding chymotrypsinogen B isoform X2, with translation MAFLWLVSCFALLGSAFGCGVPTIHPVLSGLSRIVNGEDAIPGSWPWQVSLQDSTGFHFCGGSLISENWVVTAAHCGVKTSHLVVAGEFDQGSPAEDIQVLKIAQVFKNPKFNMLTVRNDITLLKLATPAQFSETVSAVCLPSADDDFPAGTMCATTGWGKTKYNGKTPDKLQQAALPLLSNDECKKFWGNKITDVMVCAGASGVSSCMGDSGGPLVCQKDGAWTLAGIVSWGSGFCSTSTPAVYARVTELMPWVQEIMAAN, from the exons ATGGCTTTCCTCTGGCTCGTCTCATGCTTTGCCCTCCTGGGCTCTGCCTTCG GCTGCGGGGTCCCCACCATCCACCCCGTGCTCAGCGGCCTCTCCAGGATTGTCAATGGTGAGGATGCCATCCCCGGCTCCTGGCCCTGGCAGGTGTCCCTGCAG GACAGCACTGGCTTTCACTTCTGCGGGGGATCCCTCATCAGCGAAAACTGGGTGGTGACTGCTGCTCACTGCGGTGTCAA GACCTCCCACCTGGTGGTGGCTGGCGAGTTTGACCAGGGCTCACCTGCTGAGGATATCCAGGTTCTGAAGATTGCCCAG GTCTTCAAGAACCCCAAGTTCAACATGCTGACTGTCCGCAATGACATCACTCTGCTGAAACTGGCCACACCCGCCCAGTTCTCCGAGACCGTGTCCGCCGTGTGCCTGCCCAGCGCCGACGATGACTTCCCCGCTGGCACCATGTGCGCCACCACCGGATGGGGCAAGACCAAGTACAATGGT AAGACCCCCGACAAGCTGCAGCAGGCCGCCCTGCCCCTGCTGTCCAACGATGAGTGCAAGAAGTTCTGGGGCAACAAGATCACCGACGTGATGGTGTGCGCCGGCGCTAGTGGTGTGTCCTCCTGCATG GGTGACTCTGGTGGCCCCCTGGTCTGCCAGAAGGATGGAGCCTGGACCCTGGCTGGCATCGTGTCCTGGGGCAGCGGCTTCTGCTCCACCTCCACCCCCGCCGTGTACGCCCGGGTCACTGAGCTCATGCCCTGGGTGCAGGAGATCATGGCCGCCAACTAA
- the LOC126027438 gene encoding chymotrypsinogen B-like yields MAFLWLVSCLALLGSTSSCGVPAIQPVLSGLSRIVNGEVAIPGSWPWQVSLQDHTGFHYCGGSLISENWVVTAAHCPVKSIDMVVAGLFNQRLPDENIQTLRIAQVFKHPNYNMLTDRNDIKLLKLARPVRFSETVSTVCLPSADDDFPAGTMCATTGWGKTKYNASKTPSKLQQAALPLLANEECKTFWDSKITDDMLCAGANGVSSCMGDSGGPLVCQKDGAWTLAGVVSWGSGYCSTSTPAVYARVTEFLPWIQEVMASN; encoded by the exons ATGGCCTTTCTGTGGCTCGTCTCCTGCCTCGCCCTCCTGGGCTCGACCTCCA GCTGCGGGGTCCCCGCCATTCAACCTGTGCTCAGTGGCCTCTCCAGGATCGTCAATGGCGAGGTTGCCATCCCTGGCTCCTGGCCCTGGCAGGTGTCTCTGCAG GACCACACGGGCTTCCACTACTGCGGGGGCTCCCTCATCAGTGAAAACTGGGTAGTGACCGCTGCCCACTGCCCTGTCAA GTCCATAGACATGGTTGTGGCTGGCCTGTTCAACCAGCGCCTTCCTGATGAGAATATCCAGACCCTCAGGATCGCCCAG GTCTTCAAACACCCCAACTACAACATGTTGACTGACCGCAACGATATCAAGTTGCTGAAACTGGCCAGGCCTGTCCGTTTCTCCGAGACCGTGTCCACTGTGTGCCTGCCCAGCGCTGACGACGACTTCCCCGCTGGCACCATGTGCGCCACCACCGGCTGGGGCAAGACCAAGTACAATG CCAGCAAGACCCCCAGCAAGCTGCAGCAGGCTGCCCTGCCCCTGCTGGCCAATGAGGAGTGTAAGACCTTCTGGGACAGCAAGATCACCGACGACATGTTGTGTGCGGGCGCAAATGGTGTCTCCTCCTGCATG GGTGACTCTGGCGGCCCCCTGGTCTGCCAGAAGGACGGAGCCTGGACCCTGGCTGGCGTCGTGTCCTGGGGCAGCGGCTACTGCTCCACCTCCACTCCTGCTGTGTACGCCCGTGTCACCGAGTTCCTGCCTTGGATTCAGGAGGTCATGGCCTCCAACTAA
- the LOC126027439 gene encoding chymotrypsinogen 2, which yields MAFLWIVSCLALLGSAFGCGVPAIHPVLSGLSRIVNGEDAIPGSWPWQVSLQDSTGFHFCGGSLISENWVVTAAHCGVRTSHRVVAGEFDQGSDAENIQVLKIAQVFKNPKFNMFTINNDITLLKLATPARFSETVSAVCLPNEADNFPAGSVCATSGWGLTKHNNANTPDKLQQAALPLLSNDECKKFWGNKITDLMVCAGASGVSSCMGDSGGPLVCQKNGAWTLVGIVSWGSGVCSTSTPGVYARVTELMPWVRQILADN from the exons ATGGCTTTCCTCTGGATCGTCTCCTGCCTTGCCCTCCTGGGCTCTGCCTTCG GCTGCGGAGTCCCCGCCATCCACCCCGTGCTCAGCGGCCTCTCCAGGATTGTCAATGGTGAGGATGCCATCCCCGGCTCCTGGCCCTGGCAGGTGTCCCTGCAG gACAGCACTGGCTTCCACTTCTGTGGTGGCTCCCTCATCAGTGAGAACTGGGTGGTGACCGCTGCTCACTGTGGTGTCAG AACCTCACACCGGGTCGTGGCTGGAGAGTTTGACCAGGGCTCCGATGCTGAGAATATCCAGGTCCTGAAGATCGCCCAG GTCTTCAAGAACCCCAAATTCAACATGTTCACCATCAACAACGACATCACTCTGCTGAAGCTGGCCACTCCCGCCCGCTTCTCCGAGACCGTGTCCGCTGTGTGTCTGCCCAACGAGGCCGACAACTTCCCCGCTGGCTCCGTGTGTGCCACCTCCGGCTGGGGCCTGACCAAGCACAACA ATGCCAACACCCCCGACAAGCTGCAGCAGGCTGCCCTGCCCCTGCTGTCCAACGATGAGTGCAAGAAGTTCTGGGGCAACAAGATCACCGACCTGATGGTGTGCGCCGGCGCCAGCGGTGTCTCATCCTGCATG GGTGACTCTGGTGGCCCCCTGGTCTGCCAGAAGAATGGAGCCTGGACCCTGGTGGGCATCGTGTCCTGGGGTAGCGGCGTCTGCTCTACCTCCACCCCCGGCGTGTACGCCCGCGTCACTGAGCTCATGCCCTGGGTGCGCCAGATCCTGGCTGACAACTAA